One segment of Senegalia massiliensis DNA contains the following:
- a CDS encoding molybdopterin molybdotransferase MoeA, which yields MIFSKLDSIDQAKLKFEKGLEDFTIETEEINIIDGLDRILAQDIKSNIDIPEFNRSTKDGYAVKRSNIKQRKIIGQVNMGEKTELEITTNQAIYVPTGGMVPKGSDGIIMIEDVHKKDNVLLLNKSISFGENINFKGDEMKKGELLFSKGRKLTPSDIGTLASIGMSKIKVYKKLEFSIISTGDEIVDIDCKAINGKIRDVNKYSLSTEIERIGGKVSSSEIVKDDFELLRKATKRALELSDIVLISGGSSVGIKDYTLKVIESFDNSKVFVHGVSIKPGKPTIISKVGEKIVIGLPGHPTSSLIVFKVFIESFLNEKLNIDYGVRKMKAIIKENFENHTSRETYQLVSLEENKGDFYAIPIKGTSGMIYTLSKSHGYVIIKSKEKGLKKGEKRDVFFL from the coding sequence ATGATATTTTCTAAACTTGATAGTATAGATCAAGCAAAATTAAAATTTGAAAAAGGATTGGAAGATTTTACAATTGAAACAGAAGAGATTAATATAATAGATGGATTAGATAGGATTTTAGCACAAGATATTAAATCAAATATAGACATACCAGAATTTAACCGTTCCACTAAAGATGGATATGCTGTGAAACGTTCTAATATAAAACAAAGAAAAATAATTGGACAAGTAAATATGGGTGAAAAAACTGAATTAGAAATAACGACTAACCAAGCAATATATGTTCCTACAGGTGGTATGGTTCCAAAAGGATCAGATGGAATTATAATGATTGAAGATGTTCATAAGAAAGACAATGTATTGTTATTAAATAAGAGTATATCTTTTGGTGAAAATATTAATTTTAAAGGTGATGAAATGAAAAAAGGAGAACTTTTATTTTCTAAAGGAAGAAAGTTAACTCCATCTGATATTGGAACACTTGCATCAATAGGTATGAGTAAAATAAAAGTGTATAAAAAACTTGAATTTTCAATTATATCTACAGGAGATGAAATAGTAGATATAGATTGTAAAGCGATAAATGGAAAAATAAGAGATGTAAATAAATACTCACTTTCTACTGAAATAGAAAGAATTGGAGGAAAAGTATCAAGTAGTGAAATTGTAAAAGATGATTTTGAATTATTAAGAAAAGCAACTAAAAGAGCTTTAGAGCTTTCTGATATCGTATTGATATCAGGAGGTAGCTCTGTAGGAATAAAAGATTATACTTTAAAAGTTATAGAATCATTTGATAATAGTAAAGTATTTGTTCATGGAGTATCAATAAAGCCAGGAAAACCTACTATAATATCAAAAGTAGGAGAAAAAATTGTAATAGGTCTTCCTGGACATCCTACTTCTTCTCTTATAGTATTTAAAGTCTTTATAGAAAGTTTTTTGAACGAGAAATTAAATATAGATTATGGTGTAAGAAAAATGAAGGCAATAATAAAAGAAAATTTTGAAAATCATACAAGTAGAGAAACTTATCAATTAGTAAGTTTAGAAGAAAATAAAGGAGATTTCTATGCAATCCCTATAAAAGGTACGTCTGGAATGATATATACTTTATCAAAATCTCATGGATATGTTATAATTAAGAGCAAAGAAAAAGGGCTTAAAAAAGGAGAAAAGAGAGATGTATTTTTCCTATAA
- a CDS encoding ATP-binding cassette domain-containing protein: MDIFLKDIRKYYKERKILNIDKLTIEKKKITGIIGPNGAGKSTLINIIAGLDNNFLGQVEYNGKKLDNYLYKNITLVNQKPYLFKRSVYDNIAYPLKIRGFNKVDIKNKVEDMIRKFEIDDLKDKRAHKLSGGESQKVSLARALVFNPKLLLLDEPTSNIDPDSIKIMEREIMNFNKSSNSTVIIITHNMSQAKRMCNKLVYLSKGDVIEDDIF; this comes from the coding sequence ATGGATATATTTTTAAAAGATATAAGAAAATATTATAAAGAAAGAAAGATATTAAACATAGATAAATTAACTATAGAAAAGAAAAAAATAACAGGAATAATAGGTCCAAATGGTGCAGGAAAATCAACACTTATAAATATAATAGCAGGTCTTGATAATAATTTTTTAGGACAAGTCGAATATAATGGAAAGAAATTGGATAATTATTTATATAAAAATATTACACTGGTAAATCAGAAACCATACCTTTTTAAAAGAAGTGTTTATGATAATATAGCTTATCCTTTAAAAATAAGGGGATTTAATAAAGTAGATATAAAAAACAAAGTGGAAGATATGATTAGGAAATTTGAAATAGACGATTTAAAAGATAAAAGAGCACATAAATTATCAGGAGGAGAATCACAAAAAGTATCTCTAGCAAGAGCTTTAGTATTTAATCCTAAGTTATTATTGTTAGATGAACCTACATCAAATATAGATCCTGATTCTATAAAAATAATGGAAAGAGAAATAATGAATTTTAATAAAAGTAGTAACTCTACAGTAATAATAATAACTCACAATATGAGTCAAGCAAAAAGAATGTGCAATAAACTCGTCTATTTAAGCAAAGGAGATGTGATAGAAGATGATATTTTCTAA
- a CDS encoding ABC transporter permease, with translation MDYIIEGFSQALHLLISFDIEIYRIIFLSLFVSTLATIIASIISIPIGIYLGIKDFRGKRLFSRLIYTFMSIPSVIVGLVVALILSRRGPLGFLDLLYTPIAMVIAQTFLVIPLILGLTYNLSKNRRKQIEKIGITLGANKVRIVILIIREFKIDIFMNVVTSFSRAISEVGAVMIVGGNIKGFTRVITTSITMFNSMGRYSMAIALGIVLFVISFGINSVIYSYSEEE, from the coding sequence ATGGATTATATAATTGAAGGTTTTAGTCAAGCGTTACATCTATTAATTAGCTTCGATATAGAAATATATAGAATAATTTTTTTATCTCTTTTTGTATCTACTTTAGCCACTATAATAGCATCTATAATATCAATTCCCATAGGAATTTATTTAGGAATTAAAGATTTTAGAGGTAAGCGTTTATTTTCAAGACTTATTTATACCTTTATGAGTATTCCATCAGTTATAGTAGGCTTGGTGGTTGCACTTATATTATCTAGAAGAGGTCCCCTTGGATTTTTAGACTTATTATATACACCTATAGCCATGGTAATAGCTCAAACCTTTTTAGTTATACCATTGATATTAGGACTTACTTATAATTTATCTAAAAACAGAAGAAAACAAATTGAAAAAATAGGCATAACTCTTGGAGCAAATAAAGTTAGAATTGTCATTCTAATAATTAGAGAGTTTAAAATAGATATTTTTATGAACGTTGTTACTAGTTTTTCAAGAGCAATATCAGAAGTTGGAGCAGTTATGATTGTAGGAGGAAATATAAAAGGCTTTACAAGAGTAATAACTACATCAATAACTATGTTTAATTCAATGGGACGCTACTCTATGGCTATAGCCTTAGGAATTGTATTATTTGTTATTTCTTTTGGAATAAATAGTGTTATATATAGTTATAGTGAGGAAGAATAA
- a CDS encoding substrate-binding domain-containing protein translates to MKKISMLSLVVLLTVILIIGCTDVENKLEQNELILATTTSTRDSGLLDHILPYFEKEYNIKVKVIAVGTGKALEMGKNGEADVLLTHAKDSEMEFLKEGHGMKRVEVMYNDFILVGPNSDPLNIKQNYSNDIYKALETIYNQNEYKFVSRGDDSGTHKKELKIWKEIHIKPNGDFYIQNGSGMADTLKMADEKQAYTLTDRGTYLSMKDEIELDILVEGNDILFNQYSVTTVNSEKNEQINSKGAKKFQKWFSSKYTQEIIGKYGKEEYGEVLFTPNAK, encoded by the coding sequence TTGAAAAAAATTAGTATGCTTTCATTAGTAGTATTATTAACAGTTATTTTGATTATAGGTTGTACTGATGTAGAAAATAAATTAGAACAAAATGAACTTATACTCGCTACAACTACAAGCACACGTGATAGTGGATTATTAGATCATATTTTGCCTTATTTCGAAAAGGAATATAACATAAAAGTTAAAGTTATTGCAGTAGGTACAGGAAAAGCATTAGAAATGGGCAAAAATGGTGAAGCAGATGTATTATTAACTCATGCAAAAGATTCAGAGATGGAATTTTTAAAAGAAGGACATGGAATGAAACGAGTAGAAGTAATGTATAATGATTTTATTCTTGTAGGTCCAAACAGTGATCCGTTAAATATAAAGCAAAATTACAGTAATGATATATATAAAGCATTAGAAACTATTTATAATCAAAATGAATATAAGTTTGTATCTAGGGGAGATGATTCTGGGACCCATAAAAAAGAATTAAAAATATGGAAGGAAATACACATAAAGCCAAATGGGGATTTTTACATACAAAATGGTTCAGGGATGGCTGATACTTTAAAAATGGCAGATGAAAAGCAAGCTTATACCTTAACAGATAGAGGAACTTATCTTTCAATGAAAGATGAAATAGAGTTGGATATATTGGTAGAAGGAAATGATATATTGTTTAATCAATATTCAGTAACTACAGTAAATTCAGAAAAAAATGAACAGATAAATAGCAAGGGTGCTAAAAAATTTCAAAAGTGGTTTTCATCAAAATATACACAAGAAATAATAGGTAAATATGGTAAAGAGGAATATGGTGAGGTTTTATTTACACCAAATGCAAAATAG
- a CDS encoding MogA/MoaB family molybdenum cofactor biosynthesis protein: MFKVGIITSSDKGSKGKREDLSGKVIKEIVEHKGYIISKYIVLPDDEDELAREMIKMSDDLKLDLILTTGGTGFSKRDVTPEATRKIITKLTPGISEAIRYHSLSITKRAMLSRAISGIRKETLIVNLPGSPKAVRESLDYIIDVLDHGLQILKNKTNECAR; the protein is encoded by the coding sequence ATGTTTAAAGTTGGAATAATAACATCAAGTGATAAGGGATCAAAAGGTAAACGAGAAGATTTAAGTGGAAAAGTTATAAAAGAAATAGTAGAACATAAAGGATATATTATATCAAAGTACATAGTACTTCCTGATGATGAAGATGAATTAGCTAGAGAAATGATAAAGATGAGTGATGATTTAAAATTAGATTTAATTTTAACTACTGGTGGGACTGGTTTTAGTAAGCGTGATGTAACTCCTGAAGCCACAAGGAAAATTATAACAAAATTAACACCTGGGATATCTGAAGCTATAAGATATCATAGCCTCAGTATAACTAAAAGGGCAATGTTATCTCGTGCTATCTCTGGAATAAGAAAAGAAACATTAATAGTGAATTTACCAGGTAGTCCAAAAGCAGTTAGAGAATCCCTTGACTATATTATAGATGTATTAGATCATGGACTACAAATACTTAAAAATAAAACAAATGAATGTGCTAGATAA
- a CDS encoding DUF4153 domain-containing protein, with amino-acid sequence MNIIEGFKKLPNRISESLKRFPISLLYSVFTVCVLIYINHNEFLFRDDGDLYSRIAMILALGIPLSLSIYVFFETKDNVKKSIEILAHVFTPIILIGYYFLLLKEIDYVSGTRYTAYMIAFFIIFSFIPYIKRKHNYELYVIRLFSRFIVTYVYSVVLYLGLAAILTTINLLFNADIPGKIFADIAFVVAGIFAPSFFLADIPKKDAEITIGSFPKVLKVLLEYIVLPLISIYTIILYVYFGKIIITSQLPQNIIGNLVLWYSIIMTIVLFFIYPLKGQSRWINTFIKIFPKAIIPLIGIMFWAIILRINAYGITEDRYFVIAVGIWVTGVMVYYSLKKDIKNIWLTVSLTLIVIISVTGPISAYSVSKWSQNNRFEKLLKSNDLLSDSLAIRPNENVSEEAKREISSIIRYFLNYHSLDDIRFLSDGFDLREMEDVFGFDLKEDHMYPYQNRNYFNHILEDERIISIEDYDYFTFYTTYEPQSAKMFDGDYSVRYSNSNDEIVIKNNDDEIYTKNINDIARKIHKNSSNKDILDMNDMTFTDQNNDIKVQILFKNINGNNTNSNENIEIESVEFFVFIKTK; translated from the coding sequence ATGAATATCATTGAAGGGTTTAAAAAATTACCTAATAGAATATCAGAAAGCTTAAAGAGATTTCCAATATCTTTATTATATTCAGTATTTACAGTTTGTGTACTCATTTATATAAATCATAATGAATTTTTATTTAGGGATGACGGGGATTTATATTCAAGGATAGCAATGATACTGGCTCTTGGAATACCACTTAGTTTATCAATATATGTATTTTTTGAAACCAAAGATAATGTGAAAAAATCTATTGAAATCTTAGCACATGTATTTACTCCTATAATTTTAATAGGATATTATTTCTTATTATTAAAAGAAATTGATTATGTTTCTGGAACTAGATATACAGCATATATGATAGCTTTTTTCATAATCTTTAGTTTTATACCTTATATTAAGAGAAAACATAATTATGAATTATATGTTATAAGGTTATTTTCTAGATTTATAGTTACATATGTCTATTCAGTAGTGCTTTATTTAGGGCTTGCAGCAATACTTACTACAATTAATTTATTATTTAATGCAGACATACCTGGTAAGATTTTTGCTGATATTGCATTTGTAGTAGCTGGAATTTTTGCACCTTCATTTTTCTTAGCGGATATTCCAAAGAAAGATGCTGAAATTACTATTGGAAGTTTTCCAAAAGTATTAAAGGTTTTACTTGAATATATAGTACTTCCTTTGATTTCTATATACACAATTATTTTATATGTATATTTTGGAAAAATAATCATTACATCTCAATTACCACAAAATATAATTGGTAATTTAGTATTGTGGTATTCAATTATAATGACTATAGTATTATTTTTCATATACCCACTTAAAGGTCAAAGTAGATGGATAAATACTTTTATAAAAATATTTCCAAAGGCAATTATTCCTTTAATTGGGATTATGTTTTGGGCAATAATTTTAAGAATAAATGCTTATGGTATAACAGAAGATAGATATTTTGTAATAGCAGTAGGGATTTGGGTTACAGGAGTTATGGTATACTATTCTCTAAAGAAAGATATAAAGAATATTTGGCTTACCGTATCGCTTACACTTATAGTTATAATATCTGTTACAGGTCCAATAAGTGCTTATTCAGTTTCAAAATGGAGTCAAAATAATAGATTTGAAAAATTACTTAAAAGTAATGATTTACTATCGGATTCATTGGCTATAAGGCCAAATGAAAATGTAAGTGAAGAAGCTAAAAGAGAAATTAGTTCTATAATACGATATTTTCTAAACTATCATTCACTTGATGATATAAGATTTCTTTCAGATGGTTTTGATTTACGTGAGATGGAAGATGTGTTTGGCTTTGATTTAAAAGAAGACCATATGTATCCTTATCAAAATAGAAATTACTTTAACCATATATTAGAAGATGAAAGGATTATATCAATAGAGGATTATGATTATTTTACTTTCTATACTACTTATGAACCACAAAGTGCAAAGATGTTTGATGGGGACTATTCTGTAAGATATAGTAACAGTAATGATGAGATTGTTATAAAAAACAATGATGATGAAATCTATACAAAAAATATAAATGATATAGCAAGAAAAATTCATAAAAATAGTTCAAATAAAGATATATTAGATATGAATGATATGACATTTACAGATCAGAATAATGATATCAAAGTGCAAATATTATTCAAAAATATAAATGGAAATAATACAAATTCAAATGAAAATATAGAAATAGAAAGTGTAGAATTTTTTGTATTTATAAAAACAAAATAA
- a CDS encoding vanadium-dependent haloperoxidase produces MSQCKNKDLKRKWSELSYAGEKRVPQGISPFAGSWPLYYFDRNNKGKFTTLAGKEIAFEILSPDNFNFDKELLVVKETLDNLTPLEKRKAEYWGDGPATKQWTPIIDRLIDTYGLGPIRASRVLAAVHGAINDAFVITWYFKYLWDIPRPNQLDQELYTEICTPKFPTYPSGHSVVAGAVEIVLSYFFSTESDKLKELAEENSKSRLYGGVHFPADLTEGLKLGRQIGEIIVSVLQKQYDGNQSLIDINITENLDAELVPPPYEQVIEFPSRARDCNLPLLDDYYRYSLEVESDNEDL; encoded by the coding sequence ATGAGTCAATGTAAGAATAAGGACTTAAAAAGAAAATGGTCTGAATTATCTTATGCAGGTGAAAAAAGGGTTCCTCAAGGAATAAGTCCTTTTGCAGGATCATGGCCACTTTATTATTTTGATAGAAATAATAAAGGCAAGTTTACAACATTAGCTGGAAAAGAAATTGCGTTTGAAATTTTATCTCCTGATAATTTTAACTTTGATAAAGAATTATTAGTTGTAAAAGAAACACTTGATAATCTTACACCACTTGAAAAAAGAAAAGCGGAATATTGGGGGGATGGTCCTGCTACAAAACAATGGACTCCTATAATAGACAGGTTAATAGACACTTATGGTTTAGGACCTATAAGAGCATCTAGAGTACTTGCAGCTGTTCATGGAGCAATAAATGATGCTTTTGTTATTACTTGGTATTTTAAATATTTATGGGATATTCCAAGACCAAACCAGCTTGATCAAGAATTATATACAGAAATATGTACACCTAAGTTTCCAACTTATCCTTCTGGACATTCAGTGGTAGCTGGAGCTGTAGAAATTGTATTAAGCTATTTCTTCTCTACTGAATCTGACAAGTTGAAGGAATTAGCAGAAGAAAATTCAAAGTCTAGACTATATGGTGGAGTTCATTTTCCAGCAGATTTAACAGAGGGATTAAAATTAGGTAGACAAATAGGTGAAATTATCGTATCTGTATTACAAAAACAATATGATGGAAATCAATCTTTAATTGATATAAATATAACTGAAAATTTAGATGCTGAACTTGTTCCTCCACCATATGAACAAGTTATTGAGTTTCCATCAAGAGCTCGTGATTGTAATTTACCTCTTTTAGATGATTATTATAGATATAGTTTAGAGGTTGAATCGGATAATGAAGATTTATAG
- a CDS encoding fumarylacetoacetate hydrolase family protein, with product MKIITFLYNNKEEIGIFTNEGVLNINEINLSKKFSDMIDFIKNSTKDDFEIIKESKPNINVDDIKLLSPIIRPVHDIICVGRNYIDHIKEISKTNQEIDVNNFKLNYFSKRANIIKSTKEDINGRFDLDSKIDYEVELAVIIGKKAKNIKRENIKEYIFGFSIFNDLTSRKIQKDHKQWFLGKSLDDYSILGPFIVTIDEFKFPIELDILSKVNGQIRQNSNTRYMIKTIEDIIVELSSHMTLEPGDIISTGTPSGVGMGFNPPKFLKSGDIVECSIEQIGVLKNRIK from the coding sequence TTGAAGATTATTACATTTCTATATAATAATAAAGAAGAAATTGGTATTTTTACTAATGAGGGTGTTTTAAATATAAATGAAATTAATCTATCAAAGAAGTTTTCAGATATGATAGATTTTATAAAAAATAGTACTAAAGATGATTTCGAAATTATAAAAGAAAGTAAACCTAATATTAATGTAGATGACATCAAATTACTTTCACCTATAATAAGACCAGTTCACGATATAATTTGTGTTGGTAGAAATTATATAGATCATATTAAAGAAATAAGTAAAACCAATCAAGAAATAGATGTAAATAATTTTAAATTAAACTATTTTAGCAAAAGAGCAAATATAATAAAGTCTACAAAAGAAGATATAAATGGAAGATTTGATTTAGATTCTAAAATTGATTATGAAGTAGAACTTGCAGTTATTATTGGAAAAAAAGCTAAAAATATTAAAAGAGAAAATATTAAAGAATATATATTTGGATTTTCTATTTTTAATGATTTAACTTCTAGAAAAATTCAAAAAGATCATAAACAATGGTTTTTAGGTAAGAGTTTAGATGATTATTCAATACTTGGACCATTTATTGTAACTATAGATGAATTTAAGTTTCCTATAGAATTAGATATACTATCTAAAGTTAATGGACAAATAAGACAAAACTCAAATACTAGATATATGATAAAAACCATAGAAGATATAATAGTAGAGTTATCTTCTCATATGACTTTAGAGCCAGGAGATATTATTTCCACAGGCACACCTTCTGGAGTAGGCATGGGATTTAATCCTCCAAAGTTTTTAAAGTCAGGAGATATAGTTGAGTGTAGTATAGAGCAAATTGGAGTTTTAAAAAATAGAATAAAATAA
- the pepF gene encoding oligoendopeptidase F, which produces MSKLKNRSEVDKSLTWDLSDIFSSEGEYEKTLENVVKESRLIEKEYKGRLDNSSTILSCLEKYEKVYENVILTSNYAYLAVSVDQTDSDMQTLFNKNNSLISEILSRLTFIESELKEVKETILDESINKTDKYKNYLKDIKRSKPYTLNPEVEKSFASLSPILDSPENIYNQAKLADMDFPSFEVNGVEYPLSFVLYENSYQGNKDTDLRRKAFDLFSNKIGEYKNTIATAYQTQVQKEKIMSSMRGFNSVFEYLLFDQKVDRELYDRQIDIIMEKLAPHMRKYAKLIKRIYNLDEITFADLKVSIDPDYDPEVTIEESKEYIKGALSVMGEDYLNMVMKSYDERWVDFAQNKGKSTGGFCATPFGVHPYILLSWNGLMSEVFTLVHELGHGGHFLLSQENNNVFDESPSLYFIEAPSTINEMLLSNYLINKEDDPRFKRWVLSSMITNTYFHNFVTHLLEAHYQREVYKIIDRGESVYAEKLSEIKRNTLEKFWGEDVKINKGAELTWMRQPHYYMGLYPYTYSAGLTVATEVSKRILNEGEKAVEDWLNVLKAGGTKTPVELAKMAGVDITTDKPLNETIDYIGKVIDEIIELTNQIEGN; this is translated from the coding sequence ATGAGCAAATTAAAGAACAGAAGTGAAGTAGATAAGTCACTTACTTGGGATTTATCTGATATTTTCAGTTCAGAGGGGGAGTATGAAAAAACGCTTGAAAATGTGGTAAAAGAATCTAGATTAATAGAAAAAGAATATAAAGGTAGATTAGATAATTCATCAACTATATTAAGTTGTCTTGAAAAATATGAAAAAGTATATGAAAATGTAATATTAACAAGTAATTATGCTTATCTTGCAGTTTCAGTTGATCAAACGGATTCAGATATGCAAACTTTATTCAACAAGAACAATAGCTTGATTTCAGAAATTTTAAGTAGACTTACATTTATAGAAAGTGAACTAAAAGAAGTAAAAGAAACTATATTAGATGAGTCTATAAATAAAACAGATAAATATAAAAATTATTTAAAAGATATAAAAAGAAGTAAACCTTATACACTTAATCCAGAAGTTGAAAAATCATTTGCAAGTCTTTCACCAATTTTAGATTCTCCAGAAAATATATATAATCAAGCAAAACTTGCTGATATGGACTTTCCAAGCTTTGAGGTCAATGGAGTTGAATACCCACTTAGTTTTGTACTTTATGAAAACTCTTATCAAGGAAATAAAGATACAGATTTAAGAAGAAAAGCATTTGATTTATTTTCAAATAAAATAGGTGAATATAAAAATACAATAGCTACTGCATATCAAACTCAAGTACAAAAAGAAAAAATAATGAGTTCCATGAGAGGTTTTAATTCTGTATTTGAATATTTACTTTTTGACCAAAAAGTAGATAGAGAGCTTTATGATAGACAGATAGATATAATTATGGAAAAATTAGCTCCTCATATGAGAAAGTATGCTAAACTAATAAAGAGAATATATAATTTAGATGAAATTACTTTTGCAGATTTAAAAGTTTCTATTGATCCTGATTATGACCCTGAAGTTACAATAGAAGAGTCTAAAGAGTATATAAAAGGTGCATTATCAGTTATGGGAGAAGACTATTTAAATATGGTTATGAAATCATATGATGAAAGATGGGTAGATTTTGCTCAAAATAAAGGGAAATCTACAGGAGGTTTTTGTGCAACTCCTTTTGGAGTTCATCCATATATATTATTATCTTGGAATGGTCTTATGAGTGAAGTATTTACTTTGGTTCATGAATTAGGTCATGGCGGTCACTTCCTACTTTCTCAAGAAAATAATAATGTATTCGATGAATCACCTTCACTTTATTTTATAGAGGCACCTTCAACTATAAATGAAATGCTTTTAAGTAATTATTTGATAAATAAAGAGGATGATCCTAGATTTAAAAGATGGGTTTTATCTTCAATGATTACAAACACTTATTTTCATAATTTTGTAACACATTTATTAGAAGCACACTATCAAAGAGAAGTTTATAAAATTATTGATAGAGGCGAAAGTGTATATGCAGAAAAATTAAGCGAAATAAAAAGAAATACATTAGAAAAGTTTTGGGGAGAAGATGTAAAGATAAATAAGGGAGCAGAGTTAACTTGGATGAGACAGCCTCATTATTATATGGGACTTTATCCATATACTTATAGTGCGGGACTTACTGTAGCTACAGAAGTTAGTAAAAGAATATTAAATGAAGGAGAAAAAGCAGTAGAAGATTGGTTAAATGTATTAAAAGCAGGTGGAACAAAAACACCAGTAGAACTTGCAAAAATGGCAGGAGTAGATATTACTACTGATAAACCTTTAAATGAAACAATAGATTATATTGGAAAGGTTATTGATGAAATAATTGAACTTACAAATCAAATAGAAGGAAATTAA
- a CDS encoding metallophosphoesterase, whose amino-acid sequence MYGQKNLSKVYNSSKEILFDNHSKIVIMSDCHRGDGSYADNFSKNKNIYFAALSKYLNKGYIYIELGDGDELWENNNIDDIIDANLDTFCMLSEFYKRRRLYFIFGNHDMIKKEQKYVKENLCQFLGQTNQEYIKLFENIKVHEGLILKHKVTKEKIFLVHGHQVSFLDYKLWKLRRFLVGKLWKHLELFGINDPTSPAKNYSKRQLIDKRIIKWVKDNKQMIIAGHTHKPIFPEVDDIPYFNDGSCVHPTGITAIEISNGFISLVKWEVKSKTDGTLFVGREVISGPENLKEYFKLK is encoded by the coding sequence ATGTATGGTCAAAAAAATTTATCTAAAGTTTATAATTCCTCTAAAGAAATATTATTTGATAATCATTCAAAAATAGTTATAATGAGTGATTGTCATAGAGGAGATGGCAGCTATGCTGATAACTTTTCTAAAAATAAGAATATTTATTTTGCAGCATTATCTAAATATTTAAATAAAGGATATATCTATATTGAACTTGGAGATGGTGATGAACTTTGGGAAAATAATAATATTGATGATATTATTGATGCTAATTTAGATACTTTTTGTATGTTATCTGAATTTTATAAGAGGAGAAGACTTTATTTTATATTTGGCAACCATGATATGATAAAAAAAGAACAAAAATATGTAAAAGAAAACTTATGCCAATTTTTAGGTCAAACTAATCAAGAATATATTAAACTCTTTGAAAATATAAAAGTTCATGAAGGTCTGATATTGAAGCATAAGGTTACAAAAGAAAAGATATTTTTAGTACATGGACATCAAGTTAGTTTTCTGGATTATAAACTGTGGAAATTGAGAAGATTCCTGGTAGGTAAATTATGGAAACATTTAGAGTTGTTTGGCATAAATGATCCTACTAGTCCTGCTAAAAATTATTCTAAACGGCAATTAATAGATAAAAGAATAATTAAATGGGTTAAAGATAATAAACAAATGATTATTGCAGGGCATACCCATAAACCTATATTCCCAGAAGTAGATGATATACCATATTTCAATGATGGTAGTTGTGTACATCCAACTGGGATTACTGCAATAGAGATCTCAAATGGATTTATTAGTTTAGTTAAGTGGGAAGTAAAATCAAAAACTGATGGCACACTATTTGTTGGTAGAGAAGTGATTTCTGGTCCAGAAAATTTAAAAGAATATTTCAAACTCAAATGA